From one Chryseobacterium sp. 3008163 genomic stretch:
- a CDS encoding tail fiber protein: MAKRTKSELKNYFQAGKRPTESQFEDFIDSYMHVNKNLHGDYIDLNFEFLNNENNCAIDVLFGNTYINGVITLEIVGSYSHQSSVGNIKKQFQIGANPDHSVWYSTTSRLVEAEGTILDNIYIGNLEWDSVINQYKITIYHTASTGNPYNLRVSQQSQGNLVLDQVTLSAIYTKSVNGQNRHFVNYNENVGIGTKNPQTKLQIVSSLSDPNEPGTVIIGEVHQPNLRLGYNSQYSWIQSHAGAPLHINSVGNNVVFNKDAGNVGIGIENPQTKLDVNGFVTSKITSGAVNPSNTSGFSVNELGTNVLEMSYTRDGQGIGMIKTLSANHIAIGTNNTERLRINATTGNVGIGTQNPDQKLTVKGKIHAEDVIVNMNVPADYVFQKYYDNHSSIREDYSMMNLNELEAFIKENKHLPEIPSGEKMTQDGVTLGDFQMKLLQKIEELTLYVISLKKEVDTLKLN, encoded by the coding sequence ATGGCAAAAAGAACAAAATCAGAACTAAAAAACTATTTCCAAGCCGGAAAAAGACCTACGGAAAGTCAGTTTGAAGATTTTATTGACAGTTACATGCATGTGAATAAAAATTTACACGGCGATTATATAGATTTGAATTTTGAATTCCTAAACAATGAAAACAATTGTGCTATTGATGTGTTATTTGGAAACACTTATATAAATGGTGTCATTACTCTCGAAATTGTAGGTTCTTATTCACATCAAAGTAGCGTAGGAAATATAAAAAAACAATTTCAGATAGGAGCTAATCCCGACCATTCTGTATGGTATTCTACAACTTCAAGATTAGTTGAAGCTGAAGGAACTATCCTTGACAACATTTACATTGGAAATTTAGAATGGGATTCTGTAATTAATCAATATAAAATCACCATCTATCATACTGCATCTACAGGAAATCCTTATAATTTGAGAGTTTCACAACAGTCGCAAGGAAATCTTGTTTTAGATCAAGTAACATTGTCTGCTATTTATACCAAATCTGTTAATGGACAGAATAGACATTTTGTAAATTATAATGAAAATGTAGGTATAGGAACCAAAAATCCTCAAACAAAATTACAAATAGTTTCGTCATTGAGTGATCCCAATGAGCCAGGAACAGTTATTATTGGAGAAGTACATCAACCCAATCTAAGATTAGGATATAATTCACAATATAGCTGGATTCAAAGTCATGCAGGAGCGCCCTTACATATTAATTCTGTAGGTAATAATGTAGTATTTAATAAAGATGCAGGAAATGTAGGAATTGGTATTGAAAATCCTCAGACAAAACTTGATGTCAACGGATTTGTAACTTCAAAAATTACTAGTGGAGCAGTAAATCCCTCAAATACCTCTGGATTTAGCGTAAATGAATTAGGAACTAATGTCTTGGAAATGTCCTACACAAGAGACGGACAAGGAATAGGAATGATCAAAACTCTTTCAGCTAATCACATTGCAATTGGCACTAATAATACAGAAAGATTAAGAATTAATGCAACTACAGGCAATGTTGGTATCGGAACACAAAACCCAGATCAGAAATTGACTGTAAAAGGAAAAATTCATGCAGAAGATGTTATCGTTAATATGAATGTTCCGGCAGATTATGTTTTCCAGAAATACTACGACAATCATTCGTCGATCAGAGAAGATTATTCGATGATGAATTTGAATGAGCTTGAAGCATTTATCAAAGAAAACAAACACTTACCAGAAATTCCTTCAGGAGAAAAAATGACCCAGGATGGTGTAACATTGGGAGATTTTCAGATGAAATTACTTCAGAAAATCGAAGAACTTACGTTGTATGTTATTTCTCTTAAAAAAGAAGTTGATACTCTAAAATTAAACTAA